CATATTGAATCGAAATTTGAAAAATTGACCCGAATTAACGACCGGATCCTTTCAGCCCAGTTGAACATTCATCACGAACCGGCAAAAGCTGATATTAGCCATCAAGCTTTTTCCATAAAAGCCAGATTATACATTCCAGGGAAAGACATTGTTGCTGAAGATCGTGGCCATGACCTCTATCAAGCCGTTGATCTCATCGTTGACCGCTTAGCTAGACAACTCAGGAAAAGAAAGACAGATCTCACCGATAAATCAAGGGACACTTCAAGAGAGTTTAAAGAAAAAGAAAAATAACCCTATTGTTTCACTGAATATAAAAGAAAGAAAGAAGGAAGAGGGAGTTGTTTTCTTAAGGCCTGTGGGGCTAAGGATATAACTCAATTTTTAGTTAAAACGACTGGCAGCAAAAGAGGGATAAAAGAAGTATAAAACAACTGATTTTTTAACTTTTTAAAAGGGTCCATTGTTCTCTGGCTGCATCAATCAAGGGCTTTAATGTTTTTGAGCTGAAATCAAAAGGCAAACCTGCTGCCTGGAAAAGCTCCCTGAGCGGTTTTGATCCACCCAAAGACAACGCATAAAGGTAACGTTCAAGGGCTGTCTTCAGGTCTTTTTTGGCTTCGATCCAGAAGGCTAATGCCCCCATTTGAGCAATGCCATATTCGATATAATAAAAAGGAATCTCAAAAATATGAAGCTGTCTGTGCCATAAATAGCGTCGGACTTCTTCATATCCCTCCCAATCCACTATTCCCCCAAAGCGGGCCATCAACCTCTCCCAAATCCGAGCACGATTCTCCCTGCTTTGATCAGGACTTGTGTAGAGTTCCTGCTGAAAGCCATCGACCGTCGCCATCCAGGGGAAAAACAGAAGGATACCTTCGAAAAGCTTTCTATTAGCCCTTTTAAGTTCTTTTTCCGAATAAAATTCGTCTAAATATGAGGAGGCGAACAGTTCCATGGACATCGAGGCAACCTCACAAAACTCAAGAGGAGCTGACCGGTAATCGTAAAGAAACTGTTCTCTTGCTGCCAAGGAATGAAAAGCATGTCCAGATTCATGGAGCAAGGTTTCTAGATCTCGATGTGTTCCTACGGCATTCATAAAAATAAATGGAAGACGTGCCAAGGACAGTGTACTTTGATATCCTCCTGGAGCTTTCCCTTTTCTGTTTTCCAAATCAACAAGTTTTTTCTCTCCTAAAACCTTATAAAAACTCCACAGTTTCGGATCCAGCTTCTTGAATATATTGCCGACTCTATCAAAAAGCTCTTCTGCTGTTTGAAAAGGCCTCAAAGGTTGACCCCCTTCAGGATCTACGGCAAGGTCCCACGGCTTTAATTGAACCAAACCCAGTTGCTCTTTCCTCCAATTTTCAATCTCTTTTTGCACAGGAACAACTGTCTGCTCTATAGCTTCAGCAAGTTTCAAACAGTCTTCAGGGGTATAATCGAAACGTTGATATTTCTCAAAAATATAGCTGCGGTAGTTATCGAAACCAGCAGTTGTGGCAATCTGATTACGGAGGGAGAGCAGCTTATCAAAAATATCCTCAAAAATCTCTTTTTTTTCTAGCCTCTTATTGGCGATGATCTCCCATACTTGTTTCCTTCTTCCCCTATCCTGTTCTTCAAGGAAACGGCTTAATTGGACAAGAGTATATTCTTTGCCTTCGTATTCGGCCGTGAGCCCTCCTGAAATCTTCTGGTATTGTTGACAAAGCTTTTCTTCTTCGACTTCCCTCTGCACATTTTCTTCTCTATAAGTTTTCAACTGGCTTAAAACTGATCTTTTGAAAACCGCATACGAAGAATCGAGAGCGTTAAAAAAAGGATTAGAGGCAAGTTGACTTAAAATAGCCATTTGCCTGGGTTTTCTCAACGGTTCGACCACCGTAATCACATAAAGATATCTTTTTTCCCTTTCCTCGTCGTCTGTCTGGCAGGTCATCGCGATATAACGCTTTGTCCTTTCCTCATCGAGTGCTTCTCTGAGTTCATCATAAAAGCCGATCCAACGTTTGAGATCTTCTACGCTATGAACATTCTGCAGCTCTTTTTGAAGCCTCTCCCATAAAGCACATAGGTTTTTTTCCTCCAGTATATCTTTATCTGGTTCTAGGAACTGTAAGGGTTCAAAGGAAGAAAACTCTTCAAAAGCCATCTTGTTCATATCCATTTAGTCCTCTTTAATTTTAAACATCTGCCAGAAATTTTGGAAAGCTCTATTCCAACTTCTTTCTTTTCTTATCTTTTCAGCCATTTCTATTCTCGATTCCCATGAGAGGGGGTGATCGAGATAAAAGCTGATGGTTTCTGCCCATTCTTTTATGTCTTTAGTTTTACAAATCCTTCCCACTCCCAGCTGACTGACTAGTTCAGAAGGTCCTCCTACATCCGAAACTATTGCAGGAACCCCCGAAGCCATGGCTTCAAGAACAACATTGCCAAAAGTATCCGTTGTGCTTGGAAAAACAAACAAAAAAGAGGAAGCATAGGCCTTGCTCAGCTCAAGACCTGTCAAAATCCCAGTAAAGATAGCTTCCGGAACAAGTTTTTGCAATTCTTCCCTAAAAGGCCCTTCCCCTACAAAGGCAACTGAAAATCGCTTTCCTTTTGCCCATAAGTAATGAGAAAGCTCAGCCAGGAAGGCCAACTCCTTCTCCTTTGAAATCCTCCCAACATAAAGAAGAACCGGCGAATCCAGTCCGTATTTTTTCCAGAACGAAGGATCAAAATAGGAAGGACTAAACATATCCACATCAATACCTCTGGGGAATAGAGCCAGTTTTTCAGGGGAGATCCCTCTTTGAATCCAACAATGCTTATAATATTCGGAATTGACCAGGATCTTGTTCAACTGTCCGTAAAACCATTCCATGTACCTCCAAGCCAATGTTTCCATCCACGAATCATCACTCAAGAAGCGGGCATACTGGGGAAAATCGGTATGATAGATCCCCATCATAGGAATTTTAAGAATTTTCCCTATCAAAAGAGCACATAGTCCCACCGGACCCGGAGTACTGATCACAAGATGAGAAAAATCTTCTTTTTTGACATAATCCATAATTTCCAAGAAAGGAGGGAAACTTAACTTCTGCAGCTTATATTCGGGAATCTCGAACTCACCCACCGGTTCAAAATTTTTCACCGGGATATCCAACTCTTTTAATTGACTTCTTGAAATCACCAGTTTCAAATAAGCATCTTGCTTATAGGCGGTTTTCGCCATCGCTTGGATCGTCCGAGCTACCCCATTGACATCATCAATGGTATCGGTAAACCAAGCCACCTTAATTTCAGAGAGTTCCTTGGGAAGACATCCCATATATCTGAGTGCCAGTTTTCTCAAAAAGGGCTTGTTGACAGACTGTTCAAAAAAAGCCCACAAATAGGGCATGACAGCGATCCCCAAGGGGAGAAAACCGGAGAGGGATTGAAAAGCGTCAAGATAATCTCCTTTTTCAAGCCTGGAGACAAATTGCAAAAAAAGCCTATAGGAAAGCTCGTTTACAATCTTGGATGCTATTCGAAAAGAACGGATTATGGGTTTTTCAGTTGAATTGACGATCGCATCGAGCATCTGTTTTGTTTTCGAATCGGTCAAAAAACCGATAAACTGTTTTGTTAGAGTTGATCCTTCAGTTAACCCTACGTAATTGAAAGCTTGACCTGTCCGGATCGCTTCGGCCAAATGACCCACCCTTTCAGCGAAAGAAAAAGCTGTAGGATTTTGCCCTTTGATAAACCTCTCGGCGATCTTCCCAACGAGCTCCGCAGTCAAAGGGGCTTTTTGCTTAAGCCGACCTAGAGCAAATTTAAAAAAAGTGTTGTAAAAACCGGTAGAAACTTTCAAAGGATCTCCCATTTCTCCTTGAACTCTTCCCTCACCCCTAAACAGCGAGTCAAAAAAACCTTCAATCCCATCCCCTGCCTTTGCCTCCGTCCATGCAGAAGCAACCGAAAGTCCTCCGTGGTCGTTGGATCCTCCAACGAAAATTTTTTCATGGGGTCGGCTTACCATGGAAGCCATACCCTGCCTTTGTTCAAAATCCTCGATATGTTTGGGAGTCAATGCACCAAGACAAAGGGAAAGAATTTTTTGAGACAGGGGTTCTAATGCCCCATTACAGACTTCAAATCCTTTAAAAAGAAGGATCATTTTTTCAAAATGATCCGTCGTGAGTTTTGAGTTTAGACTTTTCAAGGGATGTGCAACAGCATGGGGTATATTTTTTTCTACAAGGTAGCGGGAAAGCTCAAATACGTTCAAAGAGAGTTCTTTGAGTGTCTTAAAATCAAGCTCGTCAAAATGCCAAATTAAAAGATGGATTTCACAGCCATCGGGGAAAAAAGTGGATAATTCTACCCCTAAGAAAACATCCTGGTATTTTTCCATTAACTCCAAGCAACCTTCAATCCGGTTGTGATCGGTAATCGTTTTCCATCGCATTCCTTTGGATTGAAGTTTCTCATAGAGCTCTTGGGGGGGAGTGCAACTCTGGGGAAAGCCAATACGCCTAAGGACCCACTCAGAAGGTCGGTCTGAATAACTCGAATGAACATGAAGATCAACTTTTGACCAGGATTCCATAAGTTTGCGGCTCCATGCCCAGATCAAGAAAATGCTTAACGATCCTTTCAAGCTGCGACCACAAAGAACGATAATCGCTGTCCTCGGGATGAACGGCTACCCTTACATAAGCCTTTTTCCTTTTAATACAGTTGTTTTTGAGCCAGCCATTCCATACTTGGGAAATAGATCTTCTCCACAGTGATCTATTCGACCAACAAAGAGAAAATGAATAAATATAAGAAGGATTGGAACTTTCAAGTAAAATAATTCGGTCAATCGCTGCGGTATAGCTGAAGCGCTCTTTTCGAAGCCAATCCAATAAGGGGGGCTCATAAAGCCATCCTGGAGCAATGAAACCCTTCGACTGCCACCCTAGATTCATGAACATTTTTTTTGCTTGAACAAGCCTCTCAATCGCCTCTTTTTCTTCAATATTGAGGAATTCAGCTTCCTGTTGTGTATAAAATTGCGTCCAAAAAAGCTGAGAAATTTTTTCGGTTATTCCTAACCGGTCGTGATAAAAACCATGTATAATCGGCTCATCCCCTGCCTGTATACGGCTGGTTACCCAATTGCAAAACTTTTCATCCTCCTCGATAGATTTTTTGTGGTGATAATAAGGAATGATCAGCAAACCCATCTTGCTCACTCCCCAAGACAAAAGCTGTTCTCTTTGTTTTTCGATTTTGGAGCTGTTCAGGGGATGAATGTCATGGAGGGTGACAAAAAGGCTCCTTTCGATCATAGGTCTGGTCAAAAAAGATATCTATGCTTTATTTGGAATAGAGCAAAGGGGTTTTTTTCAAATCTTTTATTACAGTATAAAGAAAAACTTTTGAGTGATAATACTCTTTGTACTTGGTTACCTCTATGCTGTTAAGTACCTGGAATCCAAACCGATGGAAAAGAGCAGGTTTTCTCCTTTCTCCAAAGACGACTATCTGTCCATAAACTTGGCTATAACCCCTTGAAAGGAGATAAGACAAAAAGCTATCAATGAGTTTTCTTGTTGTCGTAGGGCTTTTTGCTTTCGGTAAAAGATTAATATGAAAATGTGGACAATTTTTGGGAGCCGGTGGGGTTTGCTTTCGTCCAAAGAAAAGAAGCCAATGGATATATTTTTTTGTCGAAGGCTTATAAGGCTTAAAGAAATAACGGAACATAACCTTGAATAATAAATAAGGGCTAACCCAAAGATCATACCAGAATTTGACCTTTGGCTTGCAACAACCAATAATATAACCCACAACCTCTCCGTCTATTTCACAAACAAAGGCCGACTCCGGTTCCATATCGGTGTAGTAACGAGTTAGAAAATCAGCAAAAAGTTCCCTGTCCTCAAAAATGGGATCGATCGGCTTACCTAAAAAGCCGGTATCAGCACATATCTTGCGAACCGCTTCCCTGTCCTGAGGACAAAATTTCCGAATAATCGGTTCTTTGTATTTCTTTTCTTCAAGGTTGATTTCCTTGTTAGCTGTAAGATTTATCAATGAGCTTGGGTCGTCCATATTGTGCTGCAAGCGCTTCATTCGAATGATTTTGAAAACCTTTCCAGCAATTTTAAAAACCTGCTTGAGTAGAGTTTTAAGGGAAACCATTCCTTCTGAGTCGGTAAGACCAACGGGCTTGCCCTTTATCCATTACTCCATTTTTTTGTAATGGAGCTTACTTTCTAGGCCACAAGCAAAAGTCTTGGCCCTCCATTCACATCTTGACAAGTGGTTTCTTTCTCTTCGATTGTTCTATATGTTAGCATACATTTTAAGTTTGCACGCTGTATATCGATGCTCTCCATCTATTCCCAGGTGACTAAAGGGGATTACGGTCCTCTGGTAGTCCCCCATTCCTCTAAAATGCTCTGTTTATGACCATTCAGTTTTTCGCCCCCTATCACTCTCAAGTAATATTCCCATAAGGTCTTAAAAACCTGATCCCATCCATATTTTCCTCTTACTTTCCGAGAGAGCTCCAAACCTAACTCTCTAAGATCGGTCTTGCGAAAATTCCTTATTGCTTCAGCAAACGCACGCGGGCAATTTTTCCGTGGCCAGTACTCCAATCCTCCTTCAATCTGCTCTTCCATGTTTGTCCCATAAACTCCTATAACGGGGCATCCACAAGATTGACTTTCAATCGTCACCAGGCCAAATGTTTCGACTATTCCAGGATGAACAAACAGATCTGCACTCCGGTAACTGCGAGCAAGATCTTTCTTGGAATCCAGGTAAGGAATCCAGACAATTCTGCCTAATTTTTTCTTAAAGTCCAAGACAAGGCTCCTTAAAGGGCCATCTCCAATGATCAGAAGCCAATAATCGCTTCCAGGCTGTTTTTCAAGCAGGCAACGGAAAGTTTCAAGAAGTAAAATAAGGTTTTTTTCTTTAGAGAGCCTTCCTACATAGAGAAGCAAAAAAGCATCGGCAGGTATTTCCAGCTGTTCTCTCCAGCTTTCTTCTTTGGTGCCCGGGTTGAAGTGCTCCGTATCCACACCAAGGGGTAGAGGAACGGAATTAATAAGCCCCCAGTTTTTAAGTAAATCGCAAAGTTTATAAGAGGGAACAACCGTGAGCTTAAATTTTGAAAAAAGTTTGACAATATAACTTTTGGCCATGCTTCTGAATGCTGCTTCGAGAAGTTTTCCCCCATAACGGGAGCATGTTCTTAAGTAAGCCTCCGGAAAATGGCTATGGTAGAATCCTATAACAGGAATTTTAAGTCTGCGGGCTTTCTTCAAGACAAACCATGCCAACTGGTAAGGATCGCCAACTTCAATGACGTCAGGCTTGATCTCATCTATGAGGCAAGATAAAGCTTTCAAGTTAAAAATTACTCTATATCTAGAAGTTTTATCTAGCCGGGGTGATCTAATCGTTATCGTATGGACAGATTGATCCACAAAATGTTGATTTTTTTCTCCAGGAATAATCAAGTAATGTTCATCTTTGCCTAGGCGGCGGACATAATCCTGTTTTTCAGAAAGATATCGTTTTACTCCACCACTTCGAGGGGAATAAAACTGGGTTATGTCACATATTTTCATCACATTTATAATTTTCTCTTCTCTACCCTTTCTCTAATAAGTTTTTATTTTCCGTTTTAAAAATCAGGGTAAGATAGAAAAATTCCATACAATAATAGCTTTAGAAAATATATTTTCCATAACATATCCTCAATTTTGATTAATTTTCTCAATAGAACTATCAAACCCAAGCTCCATCCACTCGCAAAGAAGTCCCTGATCTTTTTATTTCTTTCTTAAACCCCTATTTGGGGTTTTGGTATTCAACCTGCTTTAAGTCTTATCGTGACTATCCATCGATTCGATTGAAGACAAAAAAAAATTGCTTTTGGCTTATTCCTATTTCAATATCAACCCGTTATTGGATAGACTATTGTTTTTGGATCTTTCGACTATAAAGAGAATCTTTGCTTTGTTTTTGTTTTTTGGGATTATTGTCCAGGCTGCATTCTCCACCAACATCCAACAGGAAACCCTTGCAGAACTCCAAAAAGCTCTTGATGAAGGAGGGATTGCCGTAGAAAGCAGGCCTCCAGCCCTTTCTCTTTCCGGCTTCCTCGATAGCAGCTACACCTACAACTTCATTTCCGCACATTCGGGCAAAACAGCTCAACAAACCGCTCAAATCCCTACACGGATGGACAGCGACGGGATCGCCGGGGGAGGATGGAATCTCAACCAAGTCTACCTAGTCCTTGAAAAACCCCTCTCCGAGCTCAACGATTGGCAGGCTGGATTTAGAACTGACCTTATGGTTGGACAAGACGCGGCTTCCATGGGTATGCCCGATAACCTCGTAGGCTTATCCAGCCCGAACAGCAATGGATTAGCTTTGAACATCTCTTCATTTCTTTTGGCCCAGGCTTATGCCCAGTTTAGAGTCCCAGTGGGTAACGGGATAGATTTGAAAATGGGCAAATTCATGTCTCCTTTTGCTTTTGAACTGATGGAAAGGCCCGCCAACGTGAACTTTTCTTATGGGCTCATCTTTTCTAACCTCATTCCTGAAATTCTCGTTGGATTTGAAGCTATTTATCCCTTTTCCAGCTCCCTAGAGCTGACCTTGGGCATTACGGATGGGGGATTTAATACAGCAAGGGGAGGATTTCCTTTTTTTGGTGAAGTTAACAACGAACCCTTTTCTTCCCTTTTCCTCGGTTCTTTGCGATATGAAAGTCCCAAGAAAAATGCACTTATTAGCTCATCACTTCTTATTGGACCCAACGGAGCCAATCCCCCAGGCTTTGGTTTATATCCTCTTTTTGCTGGGGCTGGAGTTTTCAGGGAAAGTCCTTACAACCGCTCTGCTCCATTTGTTCTTGGGGATATCTACGGATCATGGATTCCACAAGCCAGCCATGACAGGCTGCTTGTGGCTTTCGAATTTACAGGAGGCTTTTACAATAGGGGAGTAGCCCTTCCTTCTGATCCCTTAGTTCAAAGAGCATCAGCTAATTGGTATGGCGCCAGTTTGTGGATGAAATACCAGCTTACAGCCCTTTTCAGTATCGCATTCAGGCAAGACTGGATTGAAGGATCAAACAATGAAATTCTCTACCAGCATGTGGGTCGCACCGACATATGGAGTTCAACCCTGACTTTCCGCATTGACCTGTGGGAAAACATGATGCTGAGAGTTGAAGGAAGAATGGATTGGGGAAAAGACGTGGCCGGAGAAATTCTTTTGCCCTTAGGTCTTCCCGGAGTACCCGTATCAACAGGTCCGGCTTTTTTTGCTGCCCTTGAAGCTGCTTATACTTTCTGGTAAAAGATATTAATTTGTATTAATTTCTTTTGTTGTATCCGTGCTTTGGATTAGTTTTCATTATGCAAAACAAACAGGTCATTCTTGTCAAAAAACCCGAAGGGCTTATTGACGAATCCCATTTTTCGGTTGTTTTTACAGATGTCCCTTCTCCCAAGGAAGGAGAAGTGTTGATCAAAAATCACTACGTTTCAATCGATCCTTATTTAAGGCTTCTCAGTGAGGAACCCACAACCTTCAGCAGGGGAGTAAAGGTAGGAAGCCGTATGGAAAGTTGGTCAGTAGGTGAAGTGATTGAATCCAAATCTCATTCTTTTGAGCCTGGCCAATACGTTCTTTGCTACTTAGGATGGCAGCAATATGGGGTCTGCGAAGGAAGAGACTTAAGAAAAATCGATCCTTCCCTTGCACCCTTACCCGCATTTCTAGGCGTACTCGGGATGCCTGGAATAACCGCTTATTTTGGAATATTCCGATACGGTAAGCCTCAAGCAGGGCAGACTGTTCTCATTTCCGCAGCTTCTGGTACGGTTGGAATGACCGCTGGACAGTTAGCCAAGATGCATAGTTGCAAAGTTATAGGGATTGCTGAAACCGATGAAAAATGTCAATACCTAGTAGAAGAACTCCACTTCGATCATGCGATCAATGTTTCAAGAATAAAACTTGAAGAAGGAATTAAGGCCTATGCTCCTGAGGGGCTTGATCTTTACTATGACAACGTGGGAGGAGAAACCCTTGACACCGCCCTTTTGTTCTTAAGAAAGAACAGTCGGGTCGTGATCTGCGGCATGATTTCCCAGTACAACCTTAAAGCCCCCTATGCCCTTAAAAATTTCGAACGCTTACATTCAGCCCGGGCTACACTTAAAGGCTTTATCGTAGCCGACCTTATGAGTGATTGGCCTGATGCCATAATCAAACTGGAAAAATGGGTAAAAGAAAAAAAATTGAAACACAAGGAAAATATCTTTCATGGACTTGAAAGTGCTCCCAAGGCCTTAAATTCCATTTTTACAAAAGCACCCATAGGAAAAACTGTTGTAGAAGTTTAAGGAGGAAGGGTTAGCTGATCAATTCCAACAAGGCGGATAAAGGGATTTCAACCCAAGAAGGTCTACTACCCAATTCATAACCTACTTCATATATGAGCTTTTCAAGTAGAAAGAAGCCTAGCAGCGGCTGCAAATATCTTTCAGTAGTTGGTAAAAGGAGCGTTCCCCATGCTTTTTGCTTGTAAGTCTCTAAAAAGTTTTTTGAAATTTTTAAATACCATTGGATAGCCAGCTCTTTTTCAAAAGGATCTTCTCTTTCTTTAGCCTTGAGACAACAGTAGGCTACATAATGAAATGACCGCATCATTCCCGCCACATCTCTCAAGGCCGGCCAGCGAATTTTCCTTTCCTCCATGGTTCTGTTGGGTTCCCCTTCAAAATCGATAATCAGGTAATCGGATCCTGTCCATAACACTTGGCCTAGGTGATAATCACCATGAGTTCTTATTTTATAAAGGCATCCTTCTTCG
The DNA window shown above is from Methylacidiphilum caldifontis and carries:
- a CDS encoding glycosyltransferase, with protein sequence MESWSKVDLHVHSSYSDRPSEWVLRRIGFPQSCTPPQELYEKLQSKGMRWKTITDHNRIEGCLELMEKYQDVFLGVELSTFFPDGCEIHLLIWHFDELDFKTLKELSLNVFELSRYLVEKNIPHAVAHPLKSLNSKLTTDHFEKMILLFKGFEVCNGALEPLSQKILSLCLGALTPKHIEDFEQRQGMASMVSRPHEKIFVGGSNDHGGLSVASAWTEAKAGDGIEGFFDSLFRGEGRVQGEMGDPLKVSTGFYNTFFKFALGRLKQKAPLTAELVGKIAERFIKGQNPTAFSFAERVGHLAEAIRTGQAFNYVGLTEGSTLTKQFIGFLTDSKTKQMLDAIVNSTEKPIIRSFRIASKIVNELSYRLFLQFVSRLEKGDYLDAFQSLSGFLPLGIAVMPYLWAFFEQSVNKPFLRKLALRYMGCLPKELSEIKVAWFTDTIDDVNGVARTIQAMAKTAYKQDAYLKLVISRSQLKELDIPVKNFEPVGEFEIPEYKLQKLSFPPFLEIMDYVKKEDFSHLVISTPGPVGLCALLIGKILKIPMMGIYHTDFPQYARFLSDDSWMETLAWRYMEWFYGQLNKILVNSEYYKHCWIQRGISPEKLALFPRGIDVDMFSPSYFDPSFWKKYGLDSPVLLYVGRISKEKELAFLAELSHYLWAKGKRFSVAFVGEGPFREELQKLVPEAIFTGILTGLELSKAYASSFLFVFPSTTDTFGNVVLEAMASGVPAIVSDVGGPSELVSQLGVGRICKTKDIKEWAETISFYLDHPLSWESRIEMAEKIRKERSWNRAFQNFWQMFKIKED
- the hpf gene encoding ribosome hibernation-promoting factor, HPF/YfiA family; translation: MQIQISSPTVKLTDALYNHIESKFEKLTRINDRILSAQLNIHHEPAKADISHQAFSIKARLYIPGKDIVAEDRGHDLYQAVDLIVDRLARQLRKRKTDLTDKSRDTSREFKEKEK
- a CDS encoding M3 family oligoendopeptidase; the protein is MDMNKMAFEEFSSFEPLQFLEPDKDILEEKNLCALWERLQKELQNVHSVEDLKRWIGFYDELREALDEERTKRYIAMTCQTDDEEREKRYLYVITVVEPLRKPRQMAILSQLASNPFFNALDSSYAVFKRSVLSQLKTYREENVQREVEEEKLCQQYQKISGGLTAEYEGKEYTLVQLSRFLEEQDRGRRKQVWEIIANKRLEKKEIFEDIFDKLLSLRNQIATTAGFDNYRSYIFEKYQRFDYTPEDCLKLAEAIEQTVVPVQKEIENWRKEQLGLVQLKPWDLAVDPEGGQPLRPFQTAEELFDRVGNIFKKLDPKLWSFYKVLGEKKLVDLENRKGKAPGGYQSTLSLARLPFIFMNAVGTHRDLETLLHESGHAFHSLAAREQFLYDYRSAPLEFCEVASMSMELFASSYLDEFYSEKELKRANRKLFEGILLFFPWMATVDGFQQELYTSPDQSRENRARIWERLMARFGGIVDWEGYEEVRRYLWHRQLHIFEIPFYYIEYGIAQMGALAFWIEAKKDLKTALERYLYALSLGGSKPLRELFQAAGLPFDFSSKTLKPLIDAAREQWTLLKS
- a CDS encoding DUF2334 domain-containing protein; protein product: MIERSLFVTLHDIHPLNSSKIEKQREQLLSWGVSKMGLLIIPYYHHKKSIEEDEKFCNWVTSRIQAGDEPIIHGFYHDRLGITEKISQLFWTQFYTQQEAEFLNIEEKEAIERLVQAKKMFMNLGWQSKGFIAPGWLYEPPLLDWLRKERFSYTAAIDRIILLESSNPSYIYSFSLCWSNRSLWRRSISQVWNGWLKNNCIKRKKAYVRVAVHPEDSDYRSLWSQLERIVKHFLDLGMEPQTYGILVKS
- a CDS encoding NADP-dependent oxidoreductase, with protein sequence MQNKQVILVKKPEGLIDESHFSVVFTDVPSPKEGEVLIKNHYVSIDPYLRLLSEEPTTFSRGVKVGSRMESWSVGEVIESKSHSFEPGQYVLCYLGWQQYGVCEGRDLRKIDPSLAPLPAFLGVLGMPGITAYFGIFRYGKPQAGQTVLISAASGTVGMTAGQLAKMHSCKVIGIAETDEKCQYLVEELHFDHAINVSRIKLEEGIKAYAPEGLDLYYDNVGGETLDTALLFLRKNSRVVICGMISQYNLKAPYALKNFERLHSARATLKGFIVADLMSDWPDAIIKLEKWVKEKKLKHKENIFHGLESAPKALNSIFTKAPIGKTVVEV
- a CDS encoding outer membrane beta-barrel protein, with the protein product MAYSYFNINPLLDRLLFLDLSTIKRIFALFLFFGIIVQAAFSTNIQQETLAELQKALDEGGIAVESRPPALSLSGFLDSSYTYNFISAHSGKTAQQTAQIPTRMDSDGIAGGGWNLNQVYLVLEKPLSELNDWQAGFRTDLMVGQDAASMGMPDNLVGLSSPNSNGLALNISSFLLAQAYAQFRVPVGNGIDLKMGKFMSPFAFELMERPANVNFSYGLIFSNLIPEILVGFEAIYPFSSSLELTLGITDGGFNTARGGFPFFGEVNNEPFSSLFLGSLRYESPKKNALISSSLLIGPNGANPPGFGLYPLFAGAGVFRESPYNRSAPFVLGDIYGSWIPQASHDRLLVAFEFTGGFYNRGVALPSDPLVQRASANWYGASLWMKYQLTALFSIAFRQDWIEGSNNEILYQHVGRTDIWSSTLTFRIDLWENMMLRVEGRMDWGKDVAGEILLPLGLPGVPVSTGPAFFAALEAAYTFW
- a CDS encoding GNAT family acetyltransferase, whose protein sequence is MVSLKTLLKQVFKIAGKVFKIIRMKRLQHNMDDPSSLINLTANKEINLEEKKYKEPIIRKFCPQDREAVRKICADTGFLGKPIDPIFEDRELFADFLTRYYTDMEPESAFVCEIDGEVVGYIIGCCKPKVKFWYDLWVSPYLLFKVMFRYFFKPYKPSTKKYIHWLLFFGRKQTPPAPKNCPHFHINLLPKAKSPTTTRKLIDSFLSYLLSRGYSQVYGQIVVFGERRKPALFHRFGFQVLNSIEVTKYKEYYHSKVFLYTVIKDLKKTPLLYSK
- a CDS encoding glycosyltransferase → MKICDITQFYSPRSGGVKRYLSEKQDYVRRLGKDEHYLIIPGEKNQHFVDQSVHTITIRSPRLDKTSRYRVIFNLKALSCLIDEIKPDVIEVGDPYQLAWFVLKKARRLKIPVIGFYHSHFPEAYLRTCSRYGGKLLEAAFRSMAKSYIVKLFSKFKLTVVPSYKLCDLLKNWGLINSVPLPLGVDTEHFNPGTKEESWREQLEIPADAFLLLYVGRLSKEKNLILLLETFRCLLEKQPGSDYWLLIIGDGPLRSLVLDFKKKLGRIVWIPYLDSKKDLARSYRSADLFVHPGIVETFGLVTIESQSCGCPVIGVYGTNMEEQIEGGLEYWPRKNCPRAFAEAIRNFRKTDLRELGLELSRKVRGKYGWDQVFKTLWEYYLRVIGGEKLNGHKQSILEEWGTTRGP